From the genome of Vigna angularis cultivar LongXiaoDou No.4 chromosome 11, ASM1680809v1, whole genome shotgun sequence, one region includes:
- the LOC108334359 gene encoding protein DETOXIFICATION 18-like isoform X1, giving the protein MDSIEQMKEEIEKMDESPSSDSTATPLLRVTNDEEENTRWWNRVLDMEEAKHQLLFSLPMILTNIFYYLITSVSVMLVGHLGELQLAGATLSNSWFNVTGSAVMVGLSGALETLCGQGFGAKEYQVLGIYLQASCIISLIFSIMVSIIWFYTEPVLVFLHQSQDIARTTALYMKFLIPGLFAYSFLQNILRFLQTQSVVMPLVVLSALPLLVHIGIAYALVQWSGLSFIGSPVAASISQWISMLLLAFYVMYAKKFKQTWQGFSTHSFHYVFTNIKLALPSAAMVCLEYWAFEVLVFLSGLLPKSQITTSLVAICLNTQFIAYTIPIGLGAAASTRVSNELGAGNPEGAKHAMNVTVKLSFLLSFCFALALGFGHDIWIQLFSDSSKIKDEFTSVTPLLAISIVLDAVQGVMQGAARGCGLQHSTAYINLSTFYLVGLPISCLLGFKTNLQYKGLWIGLICGLLCQAGTLFLFLRRAKWTKLDLLRDKDKDHLSLV; this is encoded by the exons ATGGATAGCATAGAGCAGATGAAAGAGGAGATAGAGAAAATGGATGAAAGTCCCAGTTCAGATAGCACAGCAACACCTCTATTAAGGGTAACTAATGATGAAGAAGAGAACACAAGGTGGTGGAATAGAGTGTTGGACATGGAAGAGGCCAAGCATCAACTATTGTTTTCTCTTCCAATGATTCTTACTAACATATTCTATTACTTGATCACTTCGGTTTCTGTCATGCTAGTAGGTCACCTTGGAGAGCTTCAGCTTGCTGGTGCTACTCTTTCAAACTCATGGTTCAATGTCACAGGCTCTGCAGTCATG GTTGGTTTGAGTGGGGCATTGGAAACACTGTGTGGGCAAGGATTTGGAGCAAAGGAATACCAAGTGTTGGGAATTTACCTACAAGCCTCTTGTATCATATCTCTAATTTTTTCCATCATGGTATCCATTATTTGGTTCTATACAGAACCTGTCCTAGTGTTTCTTCATCAATCTCAGGACATTGCAAGAACAACTGCTCTTTATATGAAGTTTTTGATCCCTGGATTATTTGCATACAGCTTCTTGCAAAATATTCTGAGGTTTCTCCAGACACAATCTGTGGTAATGCCGTTGGTTGTACTTTCAGCTCTTCCATTGTTGGTTCATATTGGTATTGCATATGCCTTGGTTCAGTGGTCAGGTCTGAGCTTCATAGGTTCACCAGTTGCAGCTTCTATTTCACAATGGATATCAATGCTATTACTGGCCTTTTATGTCATGTATGCTAAGAAGTTCAAGCAGACATGGCAAGGCTTTTCAACGCATTCATTCCATTACGTATTCACAAACATTAAACTGGCTCTTCCCTCTGCTGCAATGGTATG TTTGGAGTACTGGGCTTTTGAAGTTCTGGTATTCTTAAGTGGTCTACTGCCAAAGTCACAGATAACAACTTCGTTGGTTGCAATATG TTTAAACACACAATTCATTGCATACACAATCCCTATTGGTCTCGGGGCTGCTGCAAG CACAAGGGTATCCAATGAATTGGGAGCAGGCAACCCGGAAGGAGCTAAACATGCAATGAATGTCACTGTCAAGCTCTCTTTCCTCCTTAGTTTCTGCTTTGCTTTGGCGCTTGGATTTGGACATGATATCTGGATTCAGCTTTTCAGTGATAGTTCTAAAATTAAAGACGAGTTTACTTCAGTGACACCCTTGCTTGCCATTTCTATAGTACTAGATGCTGTTCAAGGTGTCATGCAAG GGGCAGCCAGAGGATGTGGCCTGCAACACTCCACTGCATACATTAATCTTTCAACTTTTTATCTTGTTGGCTTACCAATATCATGTCTCCTGGGATTTAAGACCAATTTGCAGTATaag GGTTTATGGATTGGTCTGATTTGTGGGCTGCTATGTCAAGCTGGAACTCTCTTCCTTTTCTTAAGGCGTGCCAAATGGACTAAACTGGATCTGCTTAGAGACAAAGATAAAGACCATCTTTCTCTTGTTTAA
- the LOC108334389 gene encoding uncharacterized protein LOC108334389, with translation MKVKKQKRHRKTLTFYTTCFGFRKPFKVLCDGTFVHHLLVNRITPADIALGNILSASVKLYTTRCVLAELKRLGSSYSESLENAHKLIVARCEHDKCVGADACIKEVVGEKNSEHFFVASQDTDLRNKLQEVPGVPLIYGLRNALFLESPSAFQRQYVKTSEEGRLHMNEKEYKILKDRVMNRLTHEEANNSIAETIENVDSGDQTINVQAVKTNTFARNRMPIKDKPQFKRKRAKGPNPLSCKKKSKSQNIGPSKDMKGDNEVKRSRKRKRSHKRKMATEGDS, from the exons ATGAAGGTGAAAAAGCAGAAGAGGCATAGAAAAACTTTGACATTTTACACTACATGCTTTGGTTTTCGGAAGCCTTTCAAGGTTTTATGTGATGGAACATTTGTGCATCACCTTCTTGTGAATCGAATAACCCCCGCTGACATCGCTCTTGGCAATATCCTCAGTGCTTCTGTCAAACTCTACACAACCAG GTGTGTTCTGGCTGAGTTGAAGCGACTTGGTAGCTCATATTCTGAGAGTCTGGAGAACGCTCATAAACTTATAGTTGCTAG ATGTGAGCATGATAAATGTGTGGGTGCAGATGCTTGCATCAAGGAGGTTGTTGGAGAAAAAAACTCTGAGCATTTCTTTGTTGCTAGTCAGGACACTGACCTCCGAAACAAGCTGCAAGAG GTACCTGGTGTGCCTCTCATATATGGTCTCAGAAATGCTCTTTTTCTTGAATCCCCATCTGCATTTCAACGGCAATATGTCAAAACTTCTGAAGAAGGACGGTTGCATATGAATGAGAAAGAGTACAAGATATTAAAGGATAGGGTGATGAATAGACTAACCCATGAGGAAGCTAACAATTCCATTGCTGAAACAATAGAAAATGTGGATTCAGGAGATCAGACCATAAATGTTCAGGCAGTAAAAACGAATACTTTTGCAAGGAATCGGATGCCAATCAAGGATAAACCTCAGTTCAAGAGAAAAAGAGCTAAG GGTCCAAACCCACTTTCGTGcaagaagaaaagtaaaagtcAAAATATTGGTCCTTCTAAG GACATGAAAGGAGATAATGAAGTGAAGAGAAGTAGGAAAAGAAAGAGGTCACATAAACGGAAAATGGCTACAGAAGGTGACAGTTAG
- the LOC108334359 gene encoding protein DETOXIFICATION 19-like isoform X2 gives MDSIEQMKEEIEKMDESPSSDSTATPLLRVTNDEEENTRWWNRVLDMEEAKHQLLFSLPMILTNIFYYLITSVSVMLVGHLGELQLAGATLSNSWFNVTGSAVMVGLSGALETLCGQGFGAKEYQVLGIYLQASCIISLIFSIMVSIIWFYTEPVLVFLHQSQDIARTTALYMKFLIPGLFAYSFLQNILRFLQTQSVVMPLVVLSALPLLVHIGIAYALVQWSGLSFIGSPVAASISQWISMLLLAFYVMYAKKFKQTWQGFSTHSFHYVFTNIKLALPSAAMVCLEYWAFEVLVFLSGLLPKSQITTSLVAICLNTQFIAYTIPIGLGAAASTRVSNELGAGNPEGAKHAMNVTVKLSFLLSFCFALALGFGHDIWIQLFSDSSKIKDEFTSVTPLLAISIVLDAVQGVMQGENCV, from the exons ATGGATAGCATAGAGCAGATGAAAGAGGAGATAGAGAAAATGGATGAAAGTCCCAGTTCAGATAGCACAGCAACACCTCTATTAAGGGTAACTAATGATGAAGAAGAGAACACAAGGTGGTGGAATAGAGTGTTGGACATGGAAGAGGCCAAGCATCAACTATTGTTTTCTCTTCCAATGATTCTTACTAACATATTCTATTACTTGATCACTTCGGTTTCTGTCATGCTAGTAGGTCACCTTGGAGAGCTTCAGCTTGCTGGTGCTACTCTTTCAAACTCATGGTTCAATGTCACAGGCTCTGCAGTCATG GTTGGTTTGAGTGGGGCATTGGAAACACTGTGTGGGCAAGGATTTGGAGCAAAGGAATACCAAGTGTTGGGAATTTACCTACAAGCCTCTTGTATCATATCTCTAATTTTTTCCATCATGGTATCCATTATTTGGTTCTATACAGAACCTGTCCTAGTGTTTCTTCATCAATCTCAGGACATTGCAAGAACAACTGCTCTTTATATGAAGTTTTTGATCCCTGGATTATTTGCATACAGCTTCTTGCAAAATATTCTGAGGTTTCTCCAGACACAATCTGTGGTAATGCCGTTGGTTGTACTTTCAGCTCTTCCATTGTTGGTTCATATTGGTATTGCATATGCCTTGGTTCAGTGGTCAGGTCTGAGCTTCATAGGTTCACCAGTTGCAGCTTCTATTTCACAATGGATATCAATGCTATTACTGGCCTTTTATGTCATGTATGCTAAGAAGTTCAAGCAGACATGGCAAGGCTTTTCAACGCATTCATTCCATTACGTATTCACAAACATTAAACTGGCTCTTCCCTCTGCTGCAATGGTATG TTTGGAGTACTGGGCTTTTGAAGTTCTGGTATTCTTAAGTGGTCTACTGCCAAAGTCACAGATAACAACTTCGTTGGTTGCAATATG TTTAAACACACAATTCATTGCATACACAATCCCTATTGGTCTCGGGGCTGCTGCAAG CACAAGGGTATCCAATGAATTGGGAGCAGGCAACCCGGAAGGAGCTAAACATGCAATGAATGTCACTGTCAAGCTCTCTTTCCTCCTTAGTTTCTGCTTTGCTTTGGCGCTTGGATTTGGACATGATATCTGGATTCAGCTTTTCAGTGATAGTTCTAAAATTAAAGACGAGTTTACTTCAGTGACACCCTTGCTTGCCATTTCTATAGTACTAGATGCTGTTCAAGGTGTCATGCAAG GTGAAAACTGTGTTTAA
- the LOC108334360 gene encoding protein DETOXIFICATION 19, producing the protein MAASSSSHGRTRVPLLEESDIKGRENRKWWNNVLDMEEAKHQLLFSLPMILTNLFYYLITLVSVMLVGHLGDLQLAGATLANSWFSVTGVALMVGLSGALETLCGQGFGAKEYHMLGIYLQASCIISLIFSVIVSVIWFYTEPILVLLHQSHDIARTAALYMRFFIPGLFAYSFLQNMLRFLQTQSVVMPLVLLSALPLLLHIGIAYALVQGSSLSFTGAPVATSISLWISMLLLAFYVMYAKKFRQTWQGFSMDSFNYVLTNMKLALPSAAMVCLEYWAFEVLVFLAGLLPNSQITTSLIAICTNTEFVAYMITYGLSAAASTRVSNELGAGNPERAKNAMNVTLKLSLLLGFCFVLALGFGHNIWIQFFSDSATIKEEFASVAPLLALSILLDAIQGVLSGVARGCGWQHLAVYINLATFYLIGLPISCLLAFKTNLQYKGLWIGLICGLLCQTVTLFLFMRRAKWSKLDLSHEDKDEDHPLLI; encoded by the exons ATGGCAGCAAGCAGCAGTTCACATGGCAGAACAAGAGTACCTCTGTTGGAAGAATCTGACATTAAGGGAAGAGAAAACAGAAAATGGTGGAACAACGTTTTGGACATGGAAGAGGCCAAACATCAACTCTTGTTTTCGCTTCCTATGATTCTTACAAACTTGTTCTATTACTTAATCACTTTGGTTTCTGTCATGCTTGTTGGTCACTTAGGAGACCTTCAACTTGCTGGTGCTACTCTTGCAAACTCATGGTTCAGTGTAACTGGCGTCGCTCTCATG GTTGGTTTGAGTGGGGCATTGGAAACATTGTGTGGGCAAGGATTTGGTGCAAAGGAATATCATATGCTGGGAATTTACCTACAGGCCTCATGCATCATATCTCTCATTTTTTCCGTCATTGTATCCGTTATTTGGTTCTATACAGAACCCATCCTGGTGTTGCTTCACCAATCTCATGACATTGCAAGAACAGCTGCTCTTTATATGAGGTTTTTTATCCCGGGATTGTTTGCATATAGCTTCTTGCAAAACATGTTGAGGTTTCTTCAGACACAATCTGTAGTAATGCCATTGGTTCTACTCTCAGCTCTTCCATTGCTTCTTCATATTGGCATTGCATATGCCTTGGTTCAGGGGTCAAGTCTCAGTTTCACAGGTGCACCAGTTGCAACTTCTATTTCCCTATGGATATCAATGCTATTACTAGCCTTTTATGTAATGTATGCTAAGAAGTTCAGGCAGACATGGCAAGGATTTTCAATGGATTCATTCAATTACGTACTTACAAACATGAAACTAGCTCTACCTTCAGCTGCCATGGTATG TTTGGAGTATTGGGCTTTTGAAGTTTTGGTTTTCTTAGCTGGACTTTTGCCTAACTCCCAGATAACAACTTCTTTGATTGCAATATG TACAAATACAGAATTCGTAGCCTACATGATCACTTACGGTCTCAGTGCAGCTGCAAG cACAAGGGTATCCAATGAATTGGGAGCAGGCAACCCAGAACGAGCTAAAAATGCAATGAATGTCACTCTGAAGCTCTCTCTACTCCTGggtttctgttttgttttggCACTTGGATTTGGTCATAATATCTGGATTCAGTTTTTCAGTGATAGTGCTACAATCAAAGAGGAGTTTGCATCAGTGGCACCTTTGCTTGCCCTTTCCATATTACTAGATGCCATCCAAGGTGTCTTGTCAG GGGTGGCCAGAGGATGTGGCTGGCAGCACTTGGCTGTTTACATTAACCTTGCAACTTTTTATCTCATTGGTCTGCCAATTTCATGTCTCCTAGCATTTAAGACCAATTTGCAGTATAag GGTTTATGGATTGGTCTGATTTGTGGACTGCTTTGTCAGACGGTGACTCTCTTCCTTTTCATGAGGCGTGCCAAATGGTCTAAATTGGATCTTTCCCACGAAGACAAAGACGAAGACCATCCTCTTCTTATATAA